In Halichondria panicea chromosome 13, odHalPani1.1, whole genome shotgun sequence, one genomic interval encodes:
- the LOC135346767 gene encoding uncharacterized protein LOC135346767 isoform X1, with translation MTIDCDKTLGSQLQYSSRELEEDRLFASSKVLLTAQFSEIRTESGSFIHRVQLVLTTDCEIIVLKQPTDKCNRRSFLRRHKLSQTEFTMHSFTTNSFTAIIPDTILRYSYQICGNTKCTIGEWLLKISHCKLGKKSKKSTNKEPCPAVPVPERDSTSTAGQSTSYQHTEESLNTHDYSSPSHPVQRPLPLPSQGSPLIETYTHPQNEHSRIVQMPSGLIKARSFQDRGSAKHRFSRKNSSSCDLDKRSSAVDEETTPLPPSTSRTPSPFAEDSNPFEGRLRHVQVRNKKRIYSPRGGINRSSSSQSSTNPILEDVRERSYYSRSANSTPLPGLSTSLVIASPSAEASEMGGPSFTRGSSGTLPRTKKGKKDRLASESTGHGSPSKIPSKSPKLLRLFHRRWQSSSSIKVPLNLDSDDHSPSGPSGEPRKLHQFPPKEVAEELSLMDAQLLRKIGPEELQNGAWMKKDSKDKLAPNVMAMVRSFNQLALLIPSEILEEKTPQGRAKVITTYIQIASKLYTSHNYNSLKAVLAGLQSTPIYRLNKTWKEVTSNKRKRFDRLCALMSECENWQLYRRDLDDQLSSGSPVIPFLGQFLTQVVQTDSYNQAREDKQASTPLSSLKTSFNPQNLRSSSLDTTSSPITTPSNNLTISLKVDLSVSAPTSPIHTSYKSVLTKKDSSDSDNHSKSLSSDSSCLSPPPSVGLSDDDDEVDGHDDNGSHTTDSGHHSAIEFRPSPSLRKSSTHTTLCMDTPKDSDVRKSQLELSQIYVSLEQHSKSYETLLNTYTEEDPALKDVLDRTLNELTKLSTSLQSLDSVFSDDQEEEEGDMDSPTSSLNVNSMTCYDSDHTSDYGSDAVHVESPISKTDKKRNKAMRTLFRAKSENPENVCPLSPEYDQCMLGQENVSQDDTTQKSWRLQRSKSCSNGGKRRRLKKKSRKSAELLDNNSQEPKTSTEMLNTFQVASLGYSMGVKESGVLRSAICDVEPNSESVSYKLSVEREAT, from the exons ATGACGATAGACTGTGATAAAACGCTTGGGTCTCAACTCCAGTACTCAAGCAGAGAATTGGAAGAAGacagattgtttgcaagctCCAAAGTATTATTGACTGCTCAGTTCTCAGAGATAAGAACAGAATCTGGATCCTTCATACACAGAGTTCAATTGGTATTGACTACAGACTGTGAAATTATAGTGCTAAAGCAACCAACTGACAAGTGTAATAGACGTTCCTTCTTGAGAAGACACAAACTCAGTCAAACTGAATTCACTATGCATAGTTTCACGACAAACTCCTTCACGGCCATTATTCCAGACACCATATTGAGGTACTCCTACCAGATATGTGGGAACACCAAGTGTACCATTGGAGAATGGCTGCTCAAGATATCTCATTGTAAGCTCGGCAAGAAGAGCAAGAAGTCCACAAACAAGGAGCCTTGCCCAGCCGTACCCGTACCTGAGAGAGACAGCACTAGTACAGCTGGCCAGTCTACTAGTTACCAACACACTGAAGAGTCTCTCAACACTCACGACTACTCCTCCCCCTCTCACCCCGTGCAGAGGCCACTCCCCCTGCCCTCTCAGGGATCTCCTCTCATTgagacatacacacaccctcagaATGAACACTCTCGTATTGTTCAGATGCCCAGTGGCTTAATCAAGGCACGCTCCTTCCAAGACCGAGGCTCAGCCAAGCACCGTTTTTCTCGAAAAAACTCCTCATCTTGTGACCTTGACAAACGATCCAGTGCGGTTGATGAAGAAACCACACCCCTCCCACCCTCCACATCCCGAACACCCTCACCCTTTGCAGAGGACAGCAATCCCTTTGAAGGTCGTCTCAGACACGTTCAAGTACGAAACAAGAAACGGATCTATTCTCCTCGTGGTGGCATTAACAGGAGCAGCTCTTCTCAATCGTCCACTAACCCAATCTTGGAGGATGTGAGGGAAAGAAGTTACTACAGTCGGTCTGCCAACTCTACCCCTCTCCCAGGACTGAGTACTTCACTGGTCATAGCCTCTCCCTCGGCTGAGGCAAG TGAGATGGGAGGCCCCTCCTTCACCAGAGGGTCCAGTGGCACACTTCCCAGGACCAAGAAGGGCAAGAAGGACAGGCTCGCCAGCGAGTCAA CAGGCCATGGCTCCCCGAGCAAGATACCCAGCAAGTCTCCTAAGCTGCTCAGACTGTTCCACAGACGCTGGCAGTCCTCCTCCTCCATCAAG GTACCCCTTAACCTGGACAGTGATGACCACAGTCCCTCTGGCCCCTCGGGTGAGCCCAGGAAACTGCACCAGTTCCCCCCAAAGGAGGTGGCAGAGGAGCTCTCACTCATGGACGCACAGCTCCTGCGAAAGATTGGACCAGAAGAGCTGCAAAATGGGGCCTGGATGAAGAAAGATTCTAAG gacaagCTGGCCCCCAACGTAATGGCCATGGTACGATCCTTCAACCAGCTAGCTCTACTCATTCCAAGCGAGATCCTGGAGGAAAAGACTCCACAAGGCAGAGCCAAGGTTATTACAACTTACAttcag ATTGCATCCAAGCTGTACACTAGCCACAACTACAACTCCCTCAAGGCAGTGCTGGCTGGCCTACAGTCCACACCTATATACAGGCTCAACAAGACCTGGAAGGAGGTGACCTCAAACAAGAGAAA ACGTTTCGATCGTTTGTGTGCCCTCATGTCCGAGTGTGAGAACTGGCAGCTGTATCGACGTGATCTCGATGACCAGCTCTCCTCTGGGTCTCCCGTCATTCCCTTCCTCGGCCAATTCCTCACTCAG GTTGTTCAGACCGACTCCTACAACCAGGCTAGAGAGGATAAGCAAGCGAGTACTCCTCTCTCATCCCTCAAGACCTCCTTCAACCCTCAAAACCTTCGATCATCATCGCTAGACACCACCTCCAGCCCCATAACCACACCCTCAAATAATCTCACGATCAGTCTAAAAGTCGATCTCAGTGTGTCTGCACCAACCAGCCCCATTCACACCAGCTACAAATCAGTACTTACCAAAAAGGACTCCTCTGACAGTGACAACCACTCAAAGTCTCTCAGCTCGGACAGCAGCTGTCTCTCCCCACCTCCCTCTGTGGGTCTCAGCGATGACGATGATGAGGTGGATGGTCACGACGACAATGGTAGCCACACCACCGACTCTGGACACCACTCAGCTATAGAGTTCCGACCATCTCCTTCTCTTCGTAAGAGCTCCACTCACACCACGCTCTGCATGGACACTCCTAAAGACTCCGACGTGAGGAAGTCACAACTGGAACTGAGCCAAATCTACGTTAGTCTTGAACAACATAGCAAGAGCTACGAAACTCTACTCAACACGTACACCGAGGAGGACCCTGCCTTGAAAGATGTGTTGGACAGAACACTAAACGAACTGACCAAACTCTCCACCAGTTTGCAAAGCCTCGATTCTGTTTTCTCCGACGACCAAGAAGAAGAAGAGGGAGATATGGATTCCCCCACCTCCTCTTTGAATGTTAATAGCATGACGTGTTACGACTCTGACCACACCAGCGATTACGGCAGCGATGCAGTCCATGTTGAATCACCTATTAGCAAGACCGATAAAAAACGCAACAAAGCCATGAGGACTCTGTTCCGGGCAAAATCTGAGAATCCTGAGAACGTGTGCCCCCTGTCACCAGAGTACGATCAATGCATGCTGGGACAAGAAAATGTGAGCCAAGACGACACCACACAGAAAAGCTGGAGATTGCAACGCTCTAAGAGCTGCAGCAATGGAGGAAAACGAAGACGACTCAAAAAGAAGTCTCGTAAGTCGGCCGAGTTGCTTGACAATAACTCTCAAGAACCAAAGACATCTACTGAGATGTTGAACACTTTCCAAGTGGCATCGCTAGGTTACTCGATGGGTGTCAAGGAGAGCGGTGTCCTGAGGAGTGCTATCTGCGATGTGGAGCCCAACTCTGAGTCTGTGTCCTACAAGCTCTCAGTGGAGAGGGAGGCTACATAG
- the LOC135346767 gene encoding uncharacterized protein LOC135346767 isoform X2: protein MTIDCDKTLGSQLQYSSRELEEDRLFASSKVLLTAQFSEIRTESGSFIHRVQLVLTTDCEIIVLKQPTDKCNRRSFLRRHKLSQTEFTMHSFTTNSFTAIIPDTILRYSYQICGNTKCTIGEWLLKISHCKLGKKSKKSTNKEPCPAVPVPERDSTSTAGQSTSYQHTEESLNTHDYSSPSHPVQRPLPLPSQGSPLIETYTHPQNEHSRIVQMPSGLIKARSFQDRGSAKHRFSRKNSSSCDLDKRSSAVDEETTPLPPSTSRTPSPFAEDSNPFEGRLRHVQVRNKKRIYSPRGGINRSSSSQSSTNPILEDVRERSYYSRSANSTPLPGLSTSLVIASPSAEASEMGGPSFTRGSSGTLPRTKKGKKDRLASESSHGSPSKIPSKSPKLLRLFHRRWQSSSSIKVPLNLDSDDHSPSGPSGEPRKLHQFPPKEVAEELSLMDAQLLRKIGPEELQNGAWMKKDSKDKLAPNVMAMVRSFNQLALLIPSEILEEKTPQGRAKVITTYIQIASKLYTSHNYNSLKAVLAGLQSTPIYRLNKTWKEVTSNKRKRFDRLCALMSECENWQLYRRDLDDQLSSGSPVIPFLGQFLTQVVQTDSYNQAREDKQASTPLSSLKTSFNPQNLRSSSLDTTSSPITTPSNNLTISLKVDLSVSAPTSPIHTSYKSVLTKKDSSDSDNHSKSLSSDSSCLSPPPSVGLSDDDDEVDGHDDNGSHTTDSGHHSAIEFRPSPSLRKSSTHTTLCMDTPKDSDVRKSQLELSQIYVSLEQHSKSYETLLNTYTEEDPALKDVLDRTLNELTKLSTSLQSLDSVFSDDQEEEEGDMDSPTSSLNVNSMTCYDSDHTSDYGSDAVHVESPISKTDKKRNKAMRTLFRAKSENPENVCPLSPEYDQCMLGQENVSQDDTTQKSWRLQRSKSCSNGGKRRRLKKKSRKSAELLDNNSQEPKTSTEMLNTFQVASLGYSMGVKESGVLRSAICDVEPNSESVSYKLSVEREAT from the exons ATGACGATAGACTGTGATAAAACGCTTGGGTCTCAACTCCAGTACTCAAGCAGAGAATTGGAAGAAGacagattgtttgcaagctCCAAAGTATTATTGACTGCTCAGTTCTCAGAGATAAGAACAGAATCTGGATCCTTCATACACAGAGTTCAATTGGTATTGACTACAGACTGTGAAATTATAGTGCTAAAGCAACCAACTGACAAGTGTAATAGACGTTCCTTCTTGAGAAGACACAAACTCAGTCAAACTGAATTCACTATGCATAGTTTCACGACAAACTCCTTCACGGCCATTATTCCAGACACCATATTGAGGTACTCCTACCAGATATGTGGGAACACCAAGTGTACCATTGGAGAATGGCTGCTCAAGATATCTCATTGTAAGCTCGGCAAGAAGAGCAAGAAGTCCACAAACAAGGAGCCTTGCCCAGCCGTACCCGTACCTGAGAGAGACAGCACTAGTACAGCTGGCCAGTCTACTAGTTACCAACACACTGAAGAGTCTCTCAACACTCACGACTACTCCTCCCCCTCTCACCCCGTGCAGAGGCCACTCCCCCTGCCCTCTCAGGGATCTCCTCTCATTgagacatacacacaccctcagaATGAACACTCTCGTATTGTTCAGATGCCCAGTGGCTTAATCAAGGCACGCTCCTTCCAAGACCGAGGCTCAGCCAAGCACCGTTTTTCTCGAAAAAACTCCTCATCTTGTGACCTTGACAAACGATCCAGTGCGGTTGATGAAGAAACCACACCCCTCCCACCCTCCACATCCCGAACACCCTCACCCTTTGCAGAGGACAGCAATCCCTTTGAAGGTCGTCTCAGACACGTTCAAGTACGAAACAAGAAACGGATCTATTCTCCTCGTGGTGGCATTAACAGGAGCAGCTCTTCTCAATCGTCCACTAACCCAATCTTGGAGGATGTGAGGGAAAGAAGTTACTACAGTCGGTCTGCCAACTCTACCCCTCTCCCAGGACTGAGTACTTCACTGGTCATAGCCTCTCCCTCGGCTGAGGCAAG TGAGATGGGAGGCCCCTCCTTCACCAGAGGGTCCAGTGGCACACTTCCCAGGACCAAGAAGGGCAAGAAGGACAGGCTCGCCAGCGAGTCAA GCCATGGCTCCCCGAGCAAGATACCCAGCAAGTCTCCTAAGCTGCTCAGACTGTTCCACAGACGCTGGCAGTCCTCCTCCTCCATCAAG GTACCCCTTAACCTGGACAGTGATGACCACAGTCCCTCTGGCCCCTCGGGTGAGCCCAGGAAACTGCACCAGTTCCCCCCAAAGGAGGTGGCAGAGGAGCTCTCACTCATGGACGCACAGCTCCTGCGAAAGATTGGACCAGAAGAGCTGCAAAATGGGGCCTGGATGAAGAAAGATTCTAAG gacaagCTGGCCCCCAACGTAATGGCCATGGTACGATCCTTCAACCAGCTAGCTCTACTCATTCCAAGCGAGATCCTGGAGGAAAAGACTCCACAAGGCAGAGCCAAGGTTATTACAACTTACAttcag ATTGCATCCAAGCTGTACACTAGCCACAACTACAACTCCCTCAAGGCAGTGCTGGCTGGCCTACAGTCCACACCTATATACAGGCTCAACAAGACCTGGAAGGAGGTGACCTCAAACAAGAGAAA ACGTTTCGATCGTTTGTGTGCCCTCATGTCCGAGTGTGAGAACTGGCAGCTGTATCGACGTGATCTCGATGACCAGCTCTCCTCTGGGTCTCCCGTCATTCCCTTCCTCGGCCAATTCCTCACTCAG GTTGTTCAGACCGACTCCTACAACCAGGCTAGAGAGGATAAGCAAGCGAGTACTCCTCTCTCATCCCTCAAGACCTCCTTCAACCCTCAAAACCTTCGATCATCATCGCTAGACACCACCTCCAGCCCCATAACCACACCCTCAAATAATCTCACGATCAGTCTAAAAGTCGATCTCAGTGTGTCTGCACCAACCAGCCCCATTCACACCAGCTACAAATCAGTACTTACCAAAAAGGACTCCTCTGACAGTGACAACCACTCAAAGTCTCTCAGCTCGGACAGCAGCTGTCTCTCCCCACCTCCCTCTGTGGGTCTCAGCGATGACGATGATGAGGTGGATGGTCACGACGACAATGGTAGCCACACCACCGACTCTGGACACCACTCAGCTATAGAGTTCCGACCATCTCCTTCTCTTCGTAAGAGCTCCACTCACACCACGCTCTGCATGGACACTCCTAAAGACTCCGACGTGAGGAAGTCACAACTGGAACTGAGCCAAATCTACGTTAGTCTTGAACAACATAGCAAGAGCTACGAAACTCTACTCAACACGTACACCGAGGAGGACCCTGCCTTGAAAGATGTGTTGGACAGAACACTAAACGAACTGACCAAACTCTCCACCAGTTTGCAAAGCCTCGATTCTGTTTTCTCCGACGACCAAGAAGAAGAAGAGGGAGATATGGATTCCCCCACCTCCTCTTTGAATGTTAATAGCATGACGTGTTACGACTCTGACCACACCAGCGATTACGGCAGCGATGCAGTCCATGTTGAATCACCTATTAGCAAGACCGATAAAAAACGCAACAAAGCCATGAGGACTCTGTTCCGGGCAAAATCTGAGAATCCTGAGAACGTGTGCCCCCTGTCACCAGAGTACGATCAATGCATGCTGGGACAAGAAAATGTGAGCCAAGACGACACCACACAGAAAAGCTGGAGATTGCAACGCTCTAAGAGCTGCAGCAATGGAGGAAAACGAAGACGACTCAAAAAGAAGTCTCGTAAGTCGGCCGAGTTGCTTGACAATAACTCTCAAGAACCAAAGACATCTACTGAGATGTTGAACACTTTCCAAGTGGCATCGCTAGGTTACTCGATGGGTGTCAAGGAGAGCGGTGTCCTGAGGAGTGCTATCTGCGATGTGGAGCCCAACTCTGAGTCTGTGTCCTACAAGCTCTCAGTGGAGAGGGAGGCTACATAG
- the LOC135346780 gene encoding probable ethanolamine kinase, whose protein sequence is MADPVVPMEVKHGSISWKYLPSVQLTLGKPIQDFQRYLLPMVGDEWATRQLASKSFDAGITNALYAVFDAEKGLKGSRDDVILLRINGNGTDILISRTDEAISLATLYKNGLSPPLYAQYSNGLCYGFNPGRHLSPIEFTDPKFMRLNARVLAKLHSVEVPTSFQGRPPLVWHKCDQWIEMAPQKFDDPVKQKYFEEGVASIAILRKELVEMKGILSECVSPIVFCHNDLLCGNFIYDEDKDNMNVIDFEYAGPNYMAYDIANHFCEFAGIDSVDYTLYPSEAVQREWLTCYLQETAIIKGQYPASVATEDAVTSLYREVNKFALSAHLFWTVWALIQAVHSAIDFNYAEYSGIRFAEYKRRKQEFLSL, encoded by the exons ATGGCAGACCCTGTGGTGCCGATGGAGGTGAAGCATGGGTCCATCTCCTGGAAGTATCTTCCAAGTGTACAGCTCACACTAGGCAAGCCCATACAAGACTTTCAGCGATACCTCCTCCCAATGGTCGGTGACGAGTGGGCAACCAGACAACTGGCCAGTAAATCATTTGATGCAGGGATCACTAATGCCCTGTATGCTGTGTTTGATGCTGAGAAGGGTCTGAAAGGATCGCGAGATGATGTCATCTTGTTGAGAATCAACGGAAATGGAACAGACATATTGATTAGTCGTACTGATGAAGCAATTTCCCTCGCTACACTGTATAAGAACGGCCTCTCTCCTCCTCTCTACGCTCAGTATAGCAATGGCCTCTGCTATGGATTTAATCCTGGGCGTCATCTCTCACCAATAGAATTCACCGATCCCAAGTTTATGCGTCTCAATGCTCGAGTATTGGCGAAGCTACACTCAGTTGAAGTACCGACTAGTTTCCAAGGACGACCTCCACTGGTGTGGCACAAGTGTGACCAATGGATTGAGATGGCTCCACAAAAGTTCGATGATCCAGTCAAGCAAAAATA TTTTGAAGAGGGTGTTGCATCCATTGCAATTCTCCGGAAGGAGCTAGTTGAGATGAAGGGGATACTCTCAGAATGTGTGTCTCCCATCGTCTTCTGCCACAACGACCTCCTCTGTGGGAACTTCATCTATGATGAGGACAAAG ACAATATGAACGTGATAGACTTTGAGTATGCTGGACCCAACTACATGGCCTATGACATTGCCAACCACTTCTGTGAATTTGCCGGCATCGATAGTGTTGACTACACCCTCTACCCGAGCGAGGCCGTGCAGAGGGAGTGGCTAACTTGCTACCTGCAGGAGACAGCCATCATCAAAG GTCAGTATCCTGCCTCTGTTGCCACTGAGGATGCTGTCACCTCTCTCTACCGTGAGGTCAACAAGTTTGCACTA AGTGCTCACCTGTTCTGGACTGTGTGGGCGTTGATACAAGCCGTACACTCAGCCATTGACTTCAACTATGCTGA GTACTCTGGTATCAGATTTGCAGAGTACAAGAGAAGAAAACAAGAGTTTCTTTCattgtaa